The region ATAGAGCTGCGAGTTTACAGAGTCCCTATACATTGCTTTGGAATAGAGAACAAATCGAAGCACCATGGATCGGTTTAAGATGATATTTCAGTACTTCCAGTCCAACTCGGAATCAGTGATGAATGGAATCTGTGGAATTTTAGCCCTGGCCAGTGTTAAAATCTACAACTCACTAGATTTCAATTGTCCGTGCctccccaaatacaatatgatatATGGGATGGGGATTATGTTTGTGCCTCCAATCGCCCTTTTTCTCTGTGGTCTTATAGTGAACAGACAATCGGTTATGATGATAGAAGAGTGGATGAGACCAGCGGGCAGAAGGAAGAAAGACCTGGCCATTGTGAAGTAAGTGTTCATGTTTACTTGCATGTAGAATTGTTTCAGTGTTTCGATGTTCTACTAAATAGCAACAATACTtaagatacagatgtagcaattgttataGGACTGGTGCATCGCCAGTACTAGAATGCTTTAAATGTTTATATCAAGGCAATTTATCATAAACcactaaatgtcaagttaatgtttgctggaTCTGTATAGTCAAATAAAGGATATGGCTGCAGAATTCAGGTTAAGTAATTATATTATGTCCACTGGCATTTACTGGTGGTACACTGCAATTCCACAACTATTAACAATTCTTTTCCAGGAATGATATATGAGCCAAAtgttattaattagagatgagcgagcatactcggccacgcccctttttcgcccgaataccgcgattttcgagtacttccgtactcgggcgaaaagattcggggggcgccatgggtgagtggggggttgcagcggggagtgggggggagagggagagagagagggctcccccctgttccccgctgctaccccccgcgccgccacgccacCCCCCCCGAATCTGTTCACCctagtactgaagtactcgaaaatcgtggtgctcgatcgagtaattactcgaaacgagtacgttcgctcatctctattattaatgcTTTACATCCTGAAGAAAGGCTCAAGCAGCTAGGAGGCATCTTACATCTGGTGAAGAACAAGACTTGATGTTCCATCTAAAGTTGAATTATATGTGTTCGGCTTGTTAAAGTTGTTGCTACAAGCAGGGTAGGAAGAGTAGGCCTATAAAGCTTGCCTTTTGAATTTCTGTGTACAGTCTCTATTAcggcaggctcacatgagcgtatgctgcgtataaaatgcagcgttttaccggcATGTGAAGCTGCAATCACCGCAATTGTGATCGCGTATGCCTGTGCATGACAACATATCTCACGTACGCCGTcctgcactggcttcctggtttcttttttttttaccttacttgTTTTGTTTCCTAGTAATATTCACATAAAATGCCACAGATAGGCAATTAAATTGCATATGTGCAGCATTTTCATACACGCCCATAGGGCTTTATCGCAAGTAatgcgcagtaaaatagaacatgctgcattccttCTTACACCCGTATTATATGTATCGCATATACGCACGTTCAAATGAAGAAATAAAAATCAGTGTACCATCATTGACTACATTCATTGTGTATTATGCGTGTGTAGTAATgaaattacgctcatgtgagcccggccttactgagGACTGAGAGCTGTGCCCTAAAAGGCTGTCCAACTAGCCGCAGTTGCAAGAGGACTTTGTTATTGGGCTGAGAACTTCTCTGGCTTTCCAATAATGAGTTCAGGCCAGGCCTGCAAAAACTGATCCGGTTCTGATTTCCACCCCTTTAAGACAACAGTACAGTAATATATCACAGAACaacaaaagtaattaaaaaaacatgttCAAACAAGAATCTGTACCCCCCTTACAATGTCATGCTTAACGCTAGGGAACAAAAGGGGGTGCATCTTGAAACCCCTGTCCTTGGCCCCAAAAGAGCTTGTCTTGATTTTTTCACAAGTAGCCTCAGATGGTTTACTAGGACAACCATCAATTGATTCATGATGCTCACAAATGAGTTTCTTTAATGACGTTTATGGCAAGATACTATGTATTTTATAAGACAGTATAGATGTAATCATGCAACCACCTTGTAGATCATatggtaaggccgcctgcacacgggcagatttgcattgcagaatccggagtgggcatctgcctccagattccgcagcaaatacctgccacaGCATGCTATCGAAAAGgggtttttcctgcccatgagcagaaatcgattgcgattttttttcccccttgcagaaaaaaaaacaaaaacacagcatgctctatttctgggcCGATTCcattcaacggaagccgtccaacccgcggcccttccgcaatcatcattgcagaaaggtcgcaggatccacgtcattgcctagtgatggcGCGGCATAATGTGTAatgcgcatgtgtgccggcaccacagctggcacatccgcagtacagaataaagaaaaatcGGGCCAGGTCTGCTGGGTCATCGGCTAGGCagagggtcagattccgctgcaggatcccgcatgcggaatctgacccggttgtgtgcaggcggcctaacatggCGAATGACAAGTCAATGTTATTTCACGCCACAGTTCATAAAAATGTTGCCAAATGTCTTCATGTGTAAAATATGTCCTACAACCTATTTTGTACTTGCAGGTACATGTGTACATCGGTCTTCACACGTGCCATGGTCGCACCAGTGGTCTGGATTCTGACTTCACTCTTGGATGGAAGTTGTTTCGTTTGTGCATTTAGTGGCTCCGTGGACCCAGACAAATTCCCAGGCTTCGCAAATTACACTTCACCAGAATTTCTAACCCTACTCTACAAGGTGCCTTGTAAGGAGGACATCATGATCAGGAATAACACTTCAAGAAAAGCGGTTTCAAGATACTTGAAATGCTGGTCACAGGTAAATTATTCTCTATCCAGGgagtacagttaaaggggttatacaggaTTTGATGGCCACTCTTGCTTAAAAAGGTGCTAGCCCTGCCATGGGATGTATGTGGTATTGAAGATAAGCCCAATTCACTTCAAttgagttgagctgcaataccagacacaatccatggacaggtgtggcgctgtttctagaagaaagtAGACTTCTTTTGTAATCCTGGACCCAACTCGTGGTTGACGGATCCTTGGAACCTCAGGAATGA is a window of Eleutherodactylus coqui strain aEleCoq1 chromosome 4, aEleCoq1.hap1, whole genome shotgun sequence DNA encoding:
- the CALHM3 gene encoding calcium homeostasis modulator protein 3, with product MDRFKMIFQYFQSNSESVMNGICGILALASVKIYNSLDFNCPCLPKYNMIYGMGIMFVPPIALFLCGLIVNRQSVMMIEEWMRPAGRRKKDLAIVKYMCTSVFTRAMVAPVVWILTSLLDGSCFVCAFSGSVDPDKFPGFANYTSPEFLTLLYKVPCKEDIMIRNNTSRKAVSRYLKCWSQALGWSILLCLIILAFLARTLKPCFDQTSFLQTRYWSNYIDIEQKIFDETCCEHARDFAHKCILHFFQSMQNEMKVAHMMKKTEEEEEEEDHLHGITDHEQVNKLLKSWYQSKPPLSLNLPTHRQHAKGKSNGLDDDNSKQTDV